A genomic region of Ictidomys tridecemlineatus isolate mIctTri1 chromosome 10, mIctTri1.hap1, whole genome shotgun sequence contains the following coding sequences:
- the Ptgs2 gene encoding prostaglandin G/H synthase 2 codes for MLRAALLLSAALAISRAANPCCSNPCQNQGVCMSTGFDQYKCDCTRTGFYGENCSTPELLTRIKLLLKPTPNTVHYILTHFKGVWNIVNNIPFLRNSIMRYVLTSRSHLIDSPPTYNVHYGYKNWEAFSNLSYYTRALPPVADDCPTPMGVKGKKELPDSKEVFEKVLLRRKFIPDPQGTNMMFAFFAQHFTHQFFKSDRNRGPAFTTGLGHGVDLSHVYGETLDRQHKLRLFKDGKLKYQVIDGEVYPPTVKDTQVEMLYPPHVPEHLQFAVGQEVFGLVPGLMMYATIWLREHNRVCDVLKQEHPEWDDERLFQTTRLILIGETIKIVIEDYVQHLSGYHFKLKFDPELLFNQQFQYQNRIASEFNTLYHWHPLLPDTFQIHDQEYNYQQFIYNNSILLEHGLTQFVESFSRQIAGRVSGGRNVPSAVQAVAKASIDHSRNMKYQSFNEYRKRFNLKPYKSFEELTGEKEMAAELEALYGDIDAVEFYPALLVEKPRPDAIFGETMVEMGAPFSLKGLLGNPICSPHYWKPSTFGGEVGFKIINTASIQSLICRNVKGCPFVSFSVQDPLLTKTVTINASASHSRLEDINPTVLLKGRATEL; via the exons ATGCTCCGGGCCGCTCTGCTGCTCAGCGCCGCCTTGGCCATCAGCCGCGCAG CAAATCCTTGCTGTTCCAACCCATGTCAAAACCAAGGTGTATGTATGAGCACAGGATTTGACCAGTATAAGTGTGACTGTACCAGGACGGGATTTTACGGTGAAAATTGTTCAACAC CTGAACTTTTGACCAGAATAAAACTACTTCTGAAGCCCACTCCAAACACAGTCCACTACATACTTACCCACTTCAAGGGGGTCTGGAACATTGTCAATAATATTCCCTTCCTGCGAAATTCAATCATGAGATATGTGCTGACTT CCAGATCACATTTGATTGACAGTCCACCAACTTACAATGTGCACTATGGCTACAAAAACTGGGAAGCCTTCTCTAACCTCTCCTACTATACCAGAGCCCTTCCTCCTGTGGCAGATGACTGCCCAACACCCATGGGTGTGAAAG gGAAGAAGGAGCTTCCTGATTCTAAAGAGGTGTTTGAAAAAGTtcttctaagaagaaagttcattccTGACCCCCAAGGCACCAATATGATGTTTGCATTCTTTGCTCAGCACTTCACCCATCAATTTTTTAAGTCAGACCGGAATCGAGGGCCAGCTTTCACCACAGGACTGGGCCACGGG GTGGACCTAAGTCATGTTTATGGTGAAACTCTGGATAGACAACATAAGCTGCGCCTCTTCAAGGATGGAAAACTGAAATATCAG GTGATTGATGGAGAGGTGTATCCTCCCACAGTCAAAGACACTCAAGTGGAGATGCTCTACCCCCCTCATGTCCCTGAACACCTTCAGTTTGCTGTGGGGCAGGAGGTCTTTGGTCTAGTGCCTGGTCTGATGATGTATGCCACAATTTGGCTACGGGAACATAATCGAGTATGCGATGTGCTTAAACAGGAACATCCAGAGTGGGATGATGAGCGGTTGTTCCAGACGACCAGACTAATATTAATAG GGGAGACCATTAAAATTGTGATTGAAGACTATGTCCAGCACTTGAGTGGCTATCACTTCAAACTGAAGTTTGACCCAGAGCTGCTTTTCAACCAACAATTCCAGTACCAAAACCGTATTGCTTCTGAGTTTAACACACTTTATCACTGGCATCCCCTTCTGCCTGACACCTTTCAAATTCATGACCAGGAGTACAACTATCAACAGTTTATCTACAACAACTCCATTTTACTGGAACATGGACTTACCCAGTTTGTTGAGTCATTCAGCAGACAAATTGCTGGCAGG GTTTCTGGTGGCAGGAATGTGCCATCTGCAGTACAAGCAGTGGCCAAGGCCTCAATTGACCACAGCAGAAATATGAAATACCAGTCTTTCAACGAGTACCGCAAACGCTTCAACCTGAAGCCCTACAAATCATTTGAAGAACTTACAG GAGAGAAGGAAATGGCCGCAGAGTTGGAAGCTCTCTATGGTGACATTGATGCCGTGGAGTTCTATCCTGCCCTCCTGGTGGAAAAGCCTCGTCCTGATGCCATCTTTGGTGAGACCATGGTGGAAATGGGCGCACCATTCTCCTTGAAAGGACTTTTGGGTAATCCTATATGTTCTCCTCACTATTGGAAGCCAAGCACTTTTGGAGGAGAAGTGGGCTTTAAGATCATCAACACTGCCTCTATTCAGTCCCTCATCTGCCGTAACGTGAAGGGCTGTCCCTTCGTCTCATTCAGTGTTCAGGATCCACTGCTCACCAAGACAGTCACCATCAATGCAAGTGCTTCTCACTCCAGACTAGAAGACATCAATCCCACAGTACTACTGAAAGGGCGTGCAACAGAACTGTAG